From the Cytobacillus sp. IB215665 genome, the window ATCATCTTTGCCCTTCCCTTGCTCTAGTAACGGCTCATACATCATAATAGCATGGTTTTCAGTAATATATTCGTCTTTATAAACTTCTCCATTGTTATTGGAAACTTTCCTATGTAATAAATTGTGTCTGACGTATTTGCCAAAAGTGGACATTGTAATAAAATGGTCCTTTTCATAAATTTTATATGAATGTACAGGCTCATTTTCCGAACGCCACTCACCAACTAAACAATCTTTAGTTAAATATAAATGAAGTTGATAGTTTTGTGTTGTTTCATTTCTTATTTGTAAGTCTATATAATTAAAAAAGCAAGTAGCTCCACTACCGAATGGTTGTGTCCTATTTGAGTCTGGAAAAACGTCATAACTATGACGGTGCCTCTCAATCACAGTTAATGGGGTATGGAGCGTCATCCAATATATTAAGTTTGACAATTGGCATAACCCTCCACCTATACCTACTTTATACGTGCCATGAGACAAAACCATCCCATTAACATACCCCTTACCCTTAGTTGGTTTCCCTATTAATTTCCAATATGAAAATGTTTCACCAGGCTTTATAACGATACCGTTAACATTTTTTATAGCTAAACGAATGTTGTGAACTTTATTTTGTTGTAGCCACATATCAACATTTTTCAACTTGCGTAACAGTGGTGTTTGATGTTTATATATGATAACAGGAAGCTTACCATTGTCTTTTTCATTTGCAAAATGTGTATCATTAAAATACCACTTTAAATAGCGCTTAGAAATATAATATATCTTTCCTAAGCTTGTTCTCAATTGTGAACGCTGGACGGGTTGTTTCAAATTCACTTCATTCCCCCACTATGAAATAAATACAACCGAAGCCTTTTATAAGTTCTTTCTTTTGTAAATAATTTTTCTCAACTATTGTTTCAATAAATTAATTGGATAAGCTCTTTATGAGATTATTATCTTCTAAATAGAACAACATTAGCCAATCAAGAGAATATGCTTGTTAAGCTCCTAATACGATAACCCACTATTAAATTATTTCTTCATGTTCTCCTTTATAAGTTTGATAACTCTTTCAATTGAGTTATCATTATTTGACATATCCATCTTTGCTATATATTGATGTCGATCTTTATAAACATTTTTTATTGCAGCTTGTAGTGTTTCACTTGAAAGGTTTTCTTCAAAAAGAACTTTACTAAAGCCTTGGTCTTCAAATGATTTGGCATTTAACAATTGATCCCCTCGACTTGCTTCTTTTGTTAATGGAATAAGCAGCATTGGCTTTTTCAATGCTAGCAGTTCGAAAATAACATTTGAACCTGCTCTTGTTATAACGATGTCAGCCACGGATAAAAGATCAGGTAATTCTTCTTTCACATATTCAAACTGCTTGTAGGAACGATCATTTTTCAACTTATCTACTTGTCCCTTTCCACAAATATGCACGATTTGAAATTGTGGTAACAGTTTATCAAGACTTCCTCTTACAACTTCATTAATTCGCCTAGAACCAAGACTTCCACCTACAACTAACAGTGTAGGTTTATTTTTCGTAAAGCCCGTGATTACCCTTCCTTGGACAGGATTTCCTTCAAATATTTCTTTACGAACAATCGCTCCAACGTGTTCAACCTTATGCGTAGGTAAATGATCCCTTGTTTCTGGAAAGGTCGTGCATACCTTTGTTGTAAAGGGGAGTGAAAGTTTATTTGCTAAGCCTGGTGTTAAATCTGATTCATGAGTGATTATAGGTACTTTGTTCAGTTTTGCACCAATAATCACAGGCACGGAAACAAAACCACCTTTTGAAAAGACGACATTAGGTTTCCTTCTTTTTATTATTGTATAAGCTTGAAATACTCCCTTTACGACTTTGAAAGGGTCTTTCATATTATTCCAATCAAAGTAACGACGCAGCTTTCCTGTTGATATGCTATGATAATTTACTTCCCGAATACTATCAGTAAGCTCTTTTTCGATCCCATTAATTGAACCGATATAATCAATTTCCCAACCTTCATTTATAAAATAAGGAATCAGTGCCAGGTTTACTGTTACATGCCCTGCTGATCCTCCTCCTGTAAACAAAATTCTATTCGTCATTTTAATTCACCCTCATTATTTGCTTATCATGATGTCAAATCATAAACAAATGTTACCATATCGACTTACTCTTGTGGAAGAATAAACTTAAAAAACCATATTGAAATTGTTATAAAAAATGATATACTTATTTTAATTATTGTTATTCCTAAAACTTTTTATGAATGTAGTTCATATTATGGAACAATAGGAGTAAGAATAAGCATTACATAGTGGAAGATATCCACACAGGAGGAAAAAATGGCACAAGGTAAAGTTAAGTGGTTTAATTCAGAAAAAGGTTTTGGATTTATCGAAGTTGAAGGCGGAGACGATGTATTCGTACACTTTTCTGCAATTCAAGGTGATGGATTCAAAACACTAGAAGAAGGTCAAGAAGTTTCTTTCGATATCGAAGAAGGTAATCGTGGCCCTCAAGCTTCAAACGTTCAAAAATTTTAAGAGCTCTAACATGTATTAAACCGTCTAATTCTTTAGGCGGTTTTTTACATTTACAATCTTGTGAACTTTAATAAAGACTTTAAAAAAATCTCCAAAACAAACTTCTTTTGCATTTCCGTGCTTTGTCAATTTAATTATCTTCGTGTTTTTTACTAAATACGCATACAATTATCAATGCAAAAACAGCCTTAAACAATTGAATAATGCCTACAATTGTTGCAGGCATTATGTTCACAATACGGCTTTATCAGGATCAGCTGTCTTCTTTGTTGGTAACTTAAATAGAAAACCTTCCGTATAAGGTGTTGGCTCGTTGTTTTCATATTCCTTCGCTGTCTTAGCTAAATAATCCCTTGCTTCTTGCTCAGTACGCTTTCTTGTGACAATTTCATGCATAATATTTAACGCAGCATAGTTCATCGCCTCATTATCACACCTTGCTGTCACTTCACCTTTTGTGCGATCTAATATGATACTGCCATCAAATCTTGCAATGTTATCGTATAAATGTATCGGTACTCTATATGAAATAGTTTGTTCAATGAAATCAACATGTTTTTTAGGATAATTGTGCAGTACGGTTTCTTTATATATTACTGTGCGTTTCCATGGTTCATTGTTATACCAAATCATCATTCTTGGTGTTGCCTCGTCTGGAAGGCCATATTTTTTCATGAACTTCAAAACTTGATTTTTTGGGCCATCATTCCAGTTTTGTATCACTTGTTGTACATACATTTGCATTGGTGTTCTTACGCTGTTCATTCTGTTTGGAAACTGAAGGTTTGCTTGTTGCGTGTAATAATTGCCTCCAGGCTGATAGTACATTTGGTTTCTACCTCCTCCTATTTCTAGTATTTAGTGTATGCGTTCGCCCCTTTTTCGCTACTAACTAATTTCTCTGGTTTTTATTAGGTGGAAGGATATTTTCAAAATTTTATATACTCGCTGAATAAAAAGAAAAAAATTGGTTAATGTAATCAATAACAGGAAAAATTTATATTGTATAAAACACGATACTAATACAAAGGTGACTATGATGGAGCTAAAAGAAAATATGCAATTTGAAATTACGACAAAGTTTGTTCCAAATTTCTATAATTCAAAAAAATTAAAAGTAGTAAAAATTAATTCTTCTAATGTAAGGATTGAAATGGAGAATGCAAAATATGGCGGTGTTTTTCCGCTTGATTTATTCCAATCATTAATTCGTAATGGGGCATTATTACTTGACGATGGTAGGGAATCTGAAGAGGATACAGCCTAAAATAATTAGTAAGCTTCCAAACATCAATAACATTAAGTTCTGCTCAATACTAAATAAAGTACTAAAAGACATCACAAATATGATTGGACTGAATAACATAAAAACTCGGCTAGTTGAGCCGAGTTTGTTGCTACTAAAATTTATCAACGTCTATGTCCCAAAATAATTCAGTACCGAACCATTTTTTGAATTCTTCTTGTTTTTCTTTCGTTTCATTATACCTTTTGATCATACCTTCTGTTTGTGTACGGTGAGCCTTCAAAGCATTTACTTTAATATCAAATACGTCATTTACATCGGCAGTGAAAGTTGGGTTGCCAAGTACCTCAAAACGATTTTTTGATATGGCATGACCTAATACTCTCGGTCTATTGTCACCCTTTATTTTTTTTGCTGCTTTAACTGTAGCTAATCCACATGCATCATGGTCAGGATGAACACCATGACCAGGATAGTGGGTAATGATCATTGACGGGTTCACATCATCTATCACAGCTTTTATACTATTAACTAGTTTTGCTTCATCTTCGAATTCTAACGTTTTATCCCTAAATCCTAACATACGCAAATCATTAATTCCTAATACTGAACAAGCTTCTTGTAGTTCAGTTTTTCTTAACATTCGGAGCGACTCTCTATTTGCAATTGGCGGACTCCCCATGTTCCTACCCATTTCTCCAAGTGTAGCACAAGCATATGTAACAGGAATTCCTTTTTTAGAATATTGTGCTATTAAGCCACCCACACCAAAAGCTTCGTCATCTGGATGTGGTAATACTACAAGTACATGTCGTTCCATCTCTTTTTACCTCCTTACTCATTAAATGGTTGTTTACTAAGCTGTAATGATATCGCTAAACGACCTTCCTTATCATGCCCAGCAAGCAATACTTGGGACTGGTCATTAATCTCCCAATCAGTAATTCCTTCAGCATAAACCCAGCCTTTTTCTATTTTTAGTCCTATACGATACGGTCCGGGGCCTGTAATTTTTGCTTGTGAGAAACAAATTGGCACGTTTCTTATAAAAGCGGCAACTGTCATATTTTTTTCATCGAAATGATTAGCATAGGCACCAGTAGTTGTTTCTAAATGTACGAATAACTTTTCGTTCAAGAGTTTATCGAGAACCTCTTGGACATTTTCCTTTTCAATTGGCTTCACAGTATCTCACTCCAATAAAAATGTAATAGTGATAAAGAGAACATTTAAATACATGAGACTATCAATTAATATCGTGTATATTTCCCATTTATTAGTATATAAAAATAAAATAACTAATAAAAGGCACACTTGGAACAAGAATTTTGGAATTTTTGGTACATTTCAATTGGCTGTTTTCGCATTGAGTATTGCTATTTGTATTAAGAAAGAAATAAATACGTGCACAAAATGTAGATTGTGGCACCTTTCCTTCTGTACAACAATGACTAACAATATAAAACCTTTTTTTATAATTTGATAACAATAGCAACAATGTTTATGAAGAGCGTTTCAAATAAACTCCACGATAGCCCTCAACGTTAGTCCCACGCAAAAAATGAAATCATTACATAAACTATAGTATATTCACTGGATTGAAACAACTAGTAAGCCTTACATCACAAATAAATTCATTAGAGAGGAGATTCAAACAATATGTGTCAACATATTTACCACAGATGTTGTTCATATAGAGGAAGACCTGTGGAAGTTCGCTTAAGAGGTGGAGGAGTTCATCGGGGTATTGTAGACAGTGTAACACCCTCACACGTATATATTAGACCAATGGGCCCAGGACCGAGACGTTTCGGCGGGTATGGTCTAGGATTTGTTGGAGGGGGATATGGTGGGTTCGGTGGGTTCGGTGGAGCTGCTGCAGTTGCAGCTGTTGCGATAGTCGGAATAGTTGCAATAACTGCACTCGCATTCGCATTTTTCTGGTAAATACTTTGCTTTCAACTCTCAGTTGAATTCATCTCTCCAAAGGCACTATAGCCTTTGGAGAGACATGTGTTCGCAGCCTGTAATTACTTACAAATACGCTGTGCATTTTAAACGATTGTCACTAACCTTGTACTTTCTCTTCTTTAATAGCTTCCTTCTTGGCGATAAAAACTCCATAACCTAAAATATGTCGATATTTTTGGGTCATATCATTATGATTTGCCCATAATTTAAATAATTCAGGGTCTATGTTCGCTGAAAAATTGAATTCTGGTTGCTCTTGCCTAAATAAAGAATGATTTACAGTTGATGTTTTTAGCACATTTACTGTTTCAAAACCAGTTTGTGTTAGTTTTGTTATCCATTGTTTCTTCGTTAATATTTCTGAAATATCATACATGCTCGTTATTTCTTTAACTTCATGCTGTAATAATAGCTTATCTGTTGTCATTTCAATGGCTAATAATACACCATTATCCTTTAATACGCGGCTATATTCTTGTAAAGATGTTGAAATGTCAGTAAAACATGTAACAGATTCAGCTATTACTATATCAAAAAAGCTATTAGGAAACGGCATGCTTCTAATATCAGCCTCTTGAACGTGTACTTGTAAGTTATTTTCAGCAAATCTCTTCTTTGCTTTTGATATCATAACGGGATGGTTATCAAGTGCATACATATTACATTTATATTTCTTTTTAATATAAGCTGTCGTTTGACCTGTTCCACACCCAACTTCTAACACACGACTAGATTGATCAATCGGCAATTCAGATAATACCTCTTTTGACAAATGAAATCCACCAGGGTGAGCTCCGCCAATTCCAAATTCTGCAAGAAAATCAATGTATTTAAAAGTTTTCATTGATCCCAACCTTTTTTCATCATGATGATAGTATTATATGAATATTCTTAAAAGATGTACCATGAAAACATAGTTATAACAAAATGGATGTTGTTATCGTCAAGTCGCAATAATTATTTCATCATTTTCTTTCACACTTACATAATATTTTCATATTTTACAAGTCAACATTTCATCAGTTGCATATAATAATGCTGAATCGTTAGATGCTATTTAAGTATTACAGATGGAATTCTAGATTATGCCATATTTTCTATGTGTTTTCTGTATAGGTGCATAATGAAAGGTCGTTATCACTTTGATTAATTTTCATGTAAGGAAATACACACGGAAACAACTAGCGTTTCGTGGCATCATTTCTTCTGCATTATGATAATTAACTATATAGCCGCTTCTTAAAGTATAAACTTGACGATAGTAGCAACAAAGTTTACAAAAAGAGCATAATGAAAAAACAAATGTAAGCGAGTGAGGGAAATGTTATTTATAGCGCACAGAGGTGCTTCCGGATACGCACCTGAGAATACAGTTGCAGCATTTGACAAAGCAGTTGCCTTAGAGGCTGACTACATTGAAATAGATGTACAAATGACAAAAGATCAAGAGCTTGTCGTCATACATGATATTACAGTAGACCGTACAACTAATGGAACCGGGAATGTGAAAGACTATTCTCTTAGGTCTATTAAACAATTAAAAGCAGGAAACTGGTTTCATGCAGATTTCAAAAAAGAAAAAGTTCCTACTTTAGGAGAGGTCCTCGATCAATATTCTGACAAAATAGGCATCATCATTGAATTGTGCAACCCCTTTCTATATCCAAAAATCGAACAAAAACTAGCAGCAGAGCTCAAAAAGCGGAACCTTGAACAACAAGATTCCAACATAATTATTCAATCATTTTATCCTACTACGCTAAAGAAACTTCATAAACTCTTACCAAATGTAAAAAAGGCATTGTTATTACATTTTTTATTTCACGATTTTTCCAAACAAACACTTGAGAGTTACCGTCCTTTTATTCAATATATGAATGCTTACTGGACCATCTTAAATAGCTCTACGATAAATCATCTCCATTACTATAATTTTGAAATCTTTGCATGGACAATAAACGACATGAATACGATGAACGAGCTTGCTAAAATGAATATTAGAGGGGTTGTCACAGATTTCCCAGACTTTAAAACAAGGTTTCTAGTTTAAAGTGTGTCTCCCCTTTATTCTGTTCATGTACTAAGCAAGGAATATTCACTGACTTGGAATGAACTTATTTTCATTTTCTCAGCGAATAACCTATACAAATCAAAATAATTTACATAACCTATTTTTGAGAAAACTAGTGCTAACACACAATAATTTGTTGAGAGGAGAGGAAATACGTTGGCGAATGAAAAGAAAAGTCAACCAAACAAAAGCCCAATGAGATTAATGAATGATTTTTTTCAAGAACGGCCTCGAAGATCAGCTTTATCAGCAATAGATGATTACTTTTTACTAGCTGCCCCTGAAAACTCTTTCCCTGTAGATGTCTTTGAAACAGAAAAACACTTTGTAATACAAGCTGAATTGCCAGGTGTACCGCGTGAGGATATTATTATTGACAGATTAAGTAATGAATTACGAATCAAGGTAAAGGGAGAACTCAAAAACAACAGAACTAACAACAATCCGTTTTTCAGACCCCAAAGACCACCTAAGAATGAAAAATCTATTTCACTTCCTGAATATGTTTTGCCACATAAGTTAACGGCTACTCATCGAAATGGTATATTGGAAATACTAATCCCTAAGAAAAAAAGGAAACAAATCGACATAGACTAATTTAATTGAAAGAACAAAAGTAAAAACAGGGTAATTACAATCCCTGTTTTATTTTTATATATATAACTTCGGAACAGACTGTCCCTCTGTATTTTGCACTTTGCGAATTTGTGCTTCTCGATTTTTCCCTTGGGAATTTCCACTTGTTTTTCTTTTTGTAGTTTTTTTATTACTGTCAGAGGTTTTCTTCTTTGGAGTACTTTTAGTCCCCTCATTCGATGTTTTTCTCTTCACATTTTTTTTATTTTGATCGCTCGTTTTCTTTTTCGATTGACTCGTTTTGTTACTACCATTATCCTGCTCATCTTCTTCATCTTCAGTTATATCTGTATTTTCTTCCTCTGATTCTGTGTCATCTTCATCTTCACTATCATCATCATTGAGCGATCTCATCATCTTAACCATTGATGGAATATTTCTAACCAAGGGTCCATATTGTTGCACCATAGGAATTGTTTGTTGTGTCATATTTAACACTTTTTGAACATTACCTAACATTCCCATAATGTTTGTGCCACCAGTAGCTCCGCCACCACCAAGAAATCTTGATAAAATCCCTCCTGTTTGTGCGGCCTGTTGTGTCCCAGCTGCTGCCCCCCCAGTAGCATTAGGTAACAGTCCACCTAATTGCTGAGCGCCTCCTAAGCCTCCAAACATTTGGTTTGGTACAGTACCAGCGACATTTCCTGGGTTAACTCCTCCACCCCCTAGTAATCTACCAAGAATTCCTGGCCTAGCTGCTGCTTGTTGCATCTGATTGGCGGCTCCCCCAATCATATTTGCTCCTCCTGTAGGTGGTCGAAACAAACCGGGTCGTATTGGCGCTTGATTTGCTATTGGTGGAGGTGTCGGCCTTTGAAATGGAAACATATATCTATCCTCCTTTCTGTAGTAATCAGAAAGTTATCTTAATTGGGTACATAATATGTTTATTCGTTTCAAAATGAAAATGAAACTGCTTTATAACAAATAGGCTACCTTAAAATTGAACAGGTTGTAATGAAGCATCAAGCTTAAGTAACTCATAATGATTTTCTGTTAAGTAATCTAATAATTCACGTAAATGGTTAACAGTAGTAGTTTTGTCATGTAATAAGATGACAGGGGCATGATCTTGTTCCCTTAATTTCTCTATTTGCGCAATTGTATCATGTACATACCTTTCATCTCTGTATTTCCAATCTTTACTATCGACATTCCAATCCCACATTATATAGCCATTATTAATAACTGCTGCTTTATAATCATCCGTCATATAAGGAGCACTACCATAAGGAGTCCTAATTAATGGTGTAGTTTCTCCAGTAATCTCTTTTAATGTTTCATTCGAAACAGACAGTTCATTAAGTAATGATTGACGAGATGCATAAAATTGATGTTTATCATGAGTGACGGAATGTAAGCCTACTCCATGTCCTTTGCTAACCATTTCTCGAACAAGCTCGGGATACTCTCTCATTTTTGGTTCTACCATAAAGAAAGTAGCTTTAGCATTATATTCTTCTAAAATAGCCAATATATCAGTTGAACTCCCATAAGGTCCATCGTCAATAGTTAAATATGCGACTTTTTTTTCATTATCTATTTCATTCCCAACTTCTAAGTCAGTTGTGGTAGAGCTATTAGTTGGTTGTGTTTGTTCAGACTCATCAATTCCTTCTTGTTCTGTAGGTGTTTCTACAGGTGTTTCATCAACATTTTCATCTTCCTGTTGATCAATATACCCGATTTCGCCTGAAACATCTCCAGGGAGACTTTGTTGTTGATTTTCATAAATGTCTGTATGTTCGACAATTGTATTATTGTCATCATCAATTATTTCATCCTCTTCAATTTCTATTGTAGATTCAGTTTTGTTACTTTGTTCTGCTGCAACTACTTTATTATTTGAAGCAATTGGTTTGTCACTGCCAATGTTTAAACTCATAATAATTATTAATAGCACAATCGAACTGCAAATTAATATACCTTCCCTTAATCTTAAAACCTTTCTTTTCTGTCTTTTCTGTCTCAACTTCATCATCCCTTTTAGTCTATGTTGTTAATAAAATTATAAAATTGAATAAGAGATAAATAGTAACAAAATGGTTACAATAAACGACAAATTTATACTGCATATCGATTTCAAGACGTTTTCTCGTATACAATAAAATAAAACAATCAAACTAGTAAAAATGAAAAAACAATTATTCTATGTACAACATTTACAAATTCGTATTTAATCAATTATTTATGTGCGTCAGTTATATAAAAATGTTAAAAAGAACCCAAGCATTTGTCATTGGGTTCTTTTCTTTATTTGTATTTCAACATACACCGGGATTAACTAACGTTATTTAACATTGATTTTGTGACAAAAGTAATGACTCGTATTACAAATAGAAGGCTGATACAATTTTATTTATTTTAGAAAATGATACGAAGTGTATCTAAAAACAGAAAGCTGCTCCAACGATGATTAATAAAATAAATAACACTACGATTAAAACAAAATTTGAAAATCCATGATAGCACCCATAACCATAATGAGGACCATACCCTCCATAAGCTGGGCTTACTCCTTTATAACCATCCATATTTTATTCCACCTCCTATTACGTGTAGTAACAACAATATTGTTAATATCTAATAAAGGCTGTACCAACTATAATTAATAAAATAAACAATACAACGATTAACGCAAATCCACTTGCAAATCCTGCTGCAACCACTACAAAACACCTCCTTCAAATATTCCTTAATACGTTATTCAAATTGGGTTCTTGACGTAAGGGATAAACACCTAATTTAAGGCATTTTTTTGATGAATTTGTACTATTATTGAAAATTTTCTTAAATCAAACATGGATAAGCGTACAGGCAAACATCATTGACAAACATACGCTAAATGGAAAGGAGGAGACATATATGAGTTTACACTGGTACAATATGTGCCGTAGATACCATGGGCAAGTCGTTCAAATCGATGATCGCTATGGAAATCGTCACGTCGGTAGAATTGTGCATCTTACACCAAATAAAGTATATCTTCAGCCTGCTGGCCCTCCGAGTAGAGGGTTTGGATACGGTCCTAGAGGCGGTTTCGGATATGGCTTTTATCGACCATTTGGTGGATTTTTCCCAGGGTTAGCTGTTGGTATCGGCCTTGGAGCTATAACTGGAATTGCTTTGGCTAGTTTATTTTTTTGGTAATCGAAGCCTATTATCAACATGCTTATTGTTATGTAACTATGATCAAAACAGAACATCTAATGTTATAGCAACAAAGTTTATGAAAAGGGCCTAATAAAAAACACTTCCATAATTTCAAAGTGGAAGTGTTCATTTTATATATAATAATTATTAAACTGTCTCAACGTTTATAGCTAACTTGATCAAGGATCATGCCTCATCCCATAATTACAAATTTCTCCTACTATGTTTACTTTGAATAGCCTTTAGCTCAAATAACCGCATCTCCAAATCAGTTTTAGGGCGTAGACACTTACTTGAACGAGTTTGTTAATCTCTAACAATTGTTTTCATTAACATACGCATTTTAGTTAATAGTTTTGTTCTTATTGTTTCGTCTAAAGATATTTCTTCCATACTTTCCTCCATCACACGTATCCAAATGTGTGCATTTTCTGGGGACGTGTTAAATGAGTGTCGTGTCTGAACTTGCTGCTGATGATTAGCATTTACCTCTGTATCATCCATTATTAAAGCAAGAATAAAAGATTGCTGCCTCGACTTTAATAGATTTAGGTCTACACCTCTAGCTTTAAACGTATCTTTAAAATACTGCTCTTGTAAAAGATTTTGATAAAATACCTCCACCAGTTCTTTAATCTTTTCTGCATTAAGATTGAGACTTTCACGGTTAGCCATTTCTATCACCTCTAAATGATATAGAAAATACGATTTAATTTTATATCTAAGCCTTTGCAGTTAATAATTTTTGTATAATTGTACTTTAATACTTTATTATAGAAACTGAAGCTTTATCAAAGGTTGCTACCTAACAGCCGCTTTTTCATTTAGTACTGACACTTTAAATCTCTTGTTCGCTGAAACCGTTAACGTAAGACAAACTATAGAAAGGATTGTAAAAAAAGCGAAACCAACAGAGTAGCTATTAGTCAAGTTCACAATATAAGCAATGATAAGAGGTGGAAAAAATCCTCCTAAGCTACCCGTAGCTGCTACAATACCATTCGCTGTGCCTGTTTGTGCTTTTACCAATAACGGTACAAGCTTAAAGACAACACCATTCCCAATTCCTGAGCAGAAGGAAATGGTCATAATTGCAATAACGAATATAGCATACTCATTTGTTAACGCTATGACTATACTTACTATCCCTATAACAACAAAGACTAAAATAAGAATAACGTAAGGGTTGAATTTATCTGCAAGCAACCCGCCTATCGGTCGAATTAATGTAGCAATGATAATAAATATTGCCGTAATAAACCCAGATTCCACCTTAGGTATATTATAATTAGATACAAGCATTGTTGGTAATAGCACAGTAAACGTTACAAAGGTTCCGAATGTTAGGAAATAAAAAAGAGATAGCATTGAAACTGCTTGATTTTGTTTTAAATATTTGAGCGGGTTTACAAATTTTTCATTTACAGTTTTTTCTTTCTTATCCCCTAATATAAAGTTTGCAATGACCATAAAAGCAATTAAAAATAAGTAAAATTGAATAGTTAATCTCCATCCTAATTCATTTGCAATAATTGGGGCAAGGAAAGATGTAAATGCAGTCCCTATATTACCTAATCCAAAAATACCATTTACTAATCCATGCTTTGCTTTATTAAAATATTTAGGTAATGAAGTAACACCAATTGAAAATGTGGCGCCACTTATACCAAGAATTAAACCGAGTATAAATAAGTGAATAAATGATGTCGAAATACTTACTAAATATACTGGAATGAGCAAGATAATAAAGTTAGCTATAAATAAGTTGCTAGCTCCGTGTTTACTTGTAAGAAACCCAATAGGAATTCTCAGTAGTGATCCTGATATAACAGGTGCTGACGTAATTAGAGCAATTTGAGATGTGGATAAAGTTAAATCCTGTGAAATAAATGGCATTAACGACGATAATATTACCCACACCATAAAACTAGCAATTAAACTGACGGTTTGTAATGATAACTGCACTATTGGTCTACTATTCATTGTAGTTGAACGCATGCA encodes:
- the bshB2 gene encoding bacillithiol biosynthesis deacetylase BshB2: MERHVLVVLPHPDDEAFGVGGLIAQYSKKGIPVTYACATLGEMGRNMGSPPIANRESLRMLRKTELQEACSVLGINDLRMLGFRDKTLEFEDEAKLVNSIKAVIDDVNPSMIITHYPGHGVHPDHDACGLATVKAAKKIKGDNRPRVLGHAISKNRFEVLGNPTFTADVNDVFDIKVNALKAHRTQTEGMIKRYNETKEKQEEFKKWFGTELFWDIDVDKF
- a CDS encoding VanW family protein; amino-acid sequence: MNLKQPVQRSQLRTSLGKIYYISKRYLKWYFNDTHFANEKDNGKLPVIIYKHQTPLLRKLKNVDMWLQQNKVHNIRLAIKNVNGIVIKPGETFSYWKLIGKPTKGKGYVNGMVLSHGTYKVGIGGGLCQLSNLIYWMTLHTPLTVIERHRHSYDVFPDSNRTQPFGSGATCFFNYIDLQIRNETTQNYQLHLYLTKDCLVGEWRSENEPVHSYKIYEKDHFITMSTFGKYVRHNLLHRKVSNNNGEVYKDEYITENHAIMMYEPLLEQGKGKDDLN
- the cspD gene encoding cold-shock protein CspD codes for the protein MAQGKVKWFNSEKGFGFIEVEGGDDVFVHFSAIQGDGFKTLEEGQEVSFDIEEGNRGPQASNVQKF
- a CDS encoding glycerophosphodiester phosphodiesterase; this encodes MLFIAHRGASGYAPENTVAAFDKAVALEADYIEIDVQMTKDQELVVIHDITVDRTTNGTGNVKDYSLRSIKQLKAGNWFHADFKKEKVPTLGEVLDQYSDKIGIIIELCNPFLYPKIEQKLAAELKKRNLEQQDSNIIIQSFYPTTLKKLHKLLPNVKKALLLHFLFHDFSKQTLESYRPFIQYMNAYWTILNSSTINHLHYYNFEIFAWTINDMNTMNELAKMNIRGVVTDFPDFKTRFLV
- a CDS encoding class I SAM-dependent methyltransferase → MKTFKYIDFLAEFGIGGAHPGGFHLSKEVLSELPIDQSSRVLEVGCGTGQTTAYIKKKYKCNMYALDNHPVMISKAKKRFAENNLQVHVQEADIRSMPFPNSFFDIVIAESVTCFTDISTSLQEYSRVLKDNGVLLAIEMTTDKLLLQHEVKEITSMYDISEILTKKQWITKLTQTGFETVNVLKTSTVNHSLFRQEQPEFNFSANIDPELFKLWANHNDMTQKYRHILGYGVFIAKKEAIKEEKVQG
- a CDS encoding Hsp20/alpha crystallin family protein, whose product is MANEKKSQPNKSPMRLMNDFFQERPRRSALSAIDDYFLLAAPENSFPVDVFETEKHFVIQAELPGVPREDIIIDRLSNELRIKVKGELKNNRTNNNPFFRPQRPPKNEKSISLPEYVLPHKLTATHRNGILEILIPKKKRKQIDID
- a CDS encoding undecaprenyldiphospho-muramoylpentapeptide beta-N-acetylglucosaminyltransferase; this translates as MTNRILFTGGGSAGHVTVNLALIPYFINEGWEIDYIGSINGIEKELTDSIREVNYHSISTGKLRRYFDWNNMKDPFKVVKGVFQAYTIIKRRKPNVVFSKGGFVSVPVIIGAKLNKVPIITHESDLTPGLANKLSLPFTTKVCTTFPETRDHLPTHKVEHVGAIVRKEIFEGNPVQGRVITGFTKNKPTLLVVGGSLGSRRINEVVRGSLDKLLPQFQIVHICGKGQVDKLKNDRSYKQFEYVKEELPDLLSVADIVITRAGSNVIFELLALKKPMLLIPLTKEASRGDQLLNAKSFEDQGFSKVLFEENLSSETLQAAIKNVYKDRHQYIAKMDMSNNDNSIERVIKLIKENMKK
- a CDS encoding YojF family protein, translating into MEKENVQEVLDKLLNEKLFVHLETTTGAYANHFDEKNMTVAAFIRNVPICFSQAKITGPGPYRIGLKIEKGWVYAEGITDWEINDQSQVLLAGHDKEGRLAISLQLSKQPFNE
- the vrrA gene encoding VrrA/YqfQ family protein — its product is MFPFQRPTPPPIANQAPIRPGLFRPPTGGANMIGGAANQMQQAAARPGILGRLLGGGGVNPGNVAGTVPNQMFGGLGGAQQLGGLLPNATGGAAAGTQQAAQTGGILSRFLGGGGATGGTNIMGMLGNVQKVLNMTQQTIPMVQQYGPLVRNIPSMVKMMRSLNDDDSEDEDDTESEEENTDITEDEEDEQDNGSNKTSQSKKKTSDQNKKNVKRKTSNEGTKSTPKKKTSDSNKKTTKRKTSGNSQGKNREAQIRKVQNTEGQSVPKLYI